From the Papaver somniferum cultivar HN1 chromosome 2, ASM357369v1, whole genome shotgun sequence genome, the window ttatatgTCTTGTAAGAAACAAGTATATGGATTTTACGGCTCCTGCTATTTCCCGTGAATTCCCTGCAAAACAACATTAGTATATATATAAATTTTCTCATAAGGTCTTATGTTtccttcctaagtaaaggtcttatttttcctttctttatcttttatttttgtgtGACGAAATCGCAGGCGGTCGTTACACCTAAATGTAAGGACCCTTTGATTTCGCCTTATCAtattcttgtattattgcctcttcaggttttTATCGTgcgtaaatatgacaagccttaatactcccttgagtaaaaagcctcatgacatttacgtcttttgacactaTTCATCTCCctatggagggtgccgtccttatttTCCCCCCGGTTACCCCAtgaaggaagcttacctctaccgggttaaggttggatcctcccatctggtaatacaacaaccagttgatttcgcagcctcttatccctccaccgataaggtttatggttacgagaccgcaccctaagtggggtatcttcggaccgagtgcatcatagtcaagacttgtcaagagtggcaaggtacgctccagacgccccgggcactcttgactcaaccgtgtacctcggcgctctggtcgagtttctgcactccttaagaGAGACTTTCTTACCTTGGTCTCTCAATCTAAGGCAATGGACTTAGACTAAAATTTTAAGgcacctctcctggatgggctttttcgttttttctcaccccaaatctccatgactcaagttccagggtcgatgtagctttcccttgagtcatgcttttcAGGTTTTCCCCAAaagtgacgtgcgataggtcttactttttacctcttgcatttatgcgaactagggtgcacggcACAATTGGATGCCTCTCTTCTGTGGTTATATATTCTGTTGCCTtatattaaggtcttattataaggaCTTATATTTGCCTTTTTATgatgagagaaattcttgagaacaaACGGAATCTTCAAGCTTGTTTATTGTATTGAATATTACATCCatgtttttaaaataaataaataaaaactcacATCCTGTGCGATTTATATCGCATATGTTtatggataatatttcttcaaatatAACCTATTCCAAGGACAATCTAATTTTCGTCCTACATCTCTTCCTTCAGGATCTCCCAACTCATAAGCTCCATTTCCAACTATTCTTTTATTATATATGGTTCGTCCCACTTCTTTTCTAACTTCCCATCTCCTCCTCTCTGATAAACCGGTATTTCTCGCAATACTaattctcctggttgaaattctctTATCTTAACCCGTTTATTGTactctcgagctaatcttctttgataattttccatatgttgcaaaGCGAGCTCTCTAGATTCTTCCagatcatcaagttttgttaaaattaaatcCGCACTTAAattcttctcccaagcttctctctttgtagTAGGGATAatgacttctgttggtaacactgcttctaccccatatgttaaacaaaaagagGACATTCCTGTCGCTTCCCTCCTTGTTTTTATATATgcccatactacattatgtacttgttcgcactaACCTTTATTATCcccttccaacttcttctttaaTGTGTCTGCGATCGTTTTGTTAGTCgcttctacttgtccattactCTGCAGATAGAGGGGGATAGACTTTCCACTTTGAAATTTGAACGTATTGAGTAGCATCTCTATATTCTCACCCTCAAACTGTTTTCCATTGTCAGATACTAACTGTGCAGGgatgcaaaatatgcatatgatattttcaaaaataaatgtgAATATGTCTTTATCACGAATATGCTGAACTGCTTTCACTTCTGCCcactttgtgaaataatctgttgcgataATTAGATATATTTTTTGCCCCGTTCCTGGTATAAAATGACCAACAATGTCAATTCCCCATTTTCCGAATGGCCATGCGTTTGCTGACGTGTTTAGCATTGCTCCTGCTGCGTGTATTTTCTTCccatgacgttgacattcttcgcatcttcttgatacttgttttgcatcttcgtgcatgtaaggCCAATAATATCCTTGTATCTTCGCTCTGTATGTGAGTGATCTTCCACCACTGTGGTTTCCAGCGTCGCCATAATGTAATGCCTTTAAGATTTCCATTCCTTCTTTTCGCGTGAGACATCTAAGCGAAGGTCCGAGAAATGATCTTCTATATAGAATACcatcccttaattcataattcgtcgctcgactttttaacttgtgtgcttctaaTCTTTTTCTAGGTAACTCTCCCTTGTCTAGATATAAATGAAGCTCAATTCTCCAATCTTTGTCCTCATTCATTTGTTCTCCTTCCTTGTCTTCTACTATCATCACATCTACTTCTGTTTCGTCTTCTTTTTTTATAGATGGTAAATAAAGTGTTTGTATCTTTATATCTCGTGAAATTGGATctattaacatggaaggtatgtAAGCCAATGCGTCTGCGATCCTGTTATCTTTTATGCCTATATGGCTCCAGCTTATGTTTGGAATTCGCTCTGCTAATTCCATtaccaatttcttgtatttctgtaaagatggttcatttgtacaATATTTTCCTTCTATCTGTCGAATTACTAATTGGGAGTCACTAGTTACTCGCGCCTCCTTTATCTCCATTTCAATTGCTAACTTCAATGCATGTACAACTGCCTCATACTCGGTTTCATTGTTTGTGGATGTGAACTCAAACCTGAATGAGTAAACCATTCGCGCTCATTTTGGTGAAATAAAGACAATACCAATACCATTTCCTTATCCATTAGATGATCCATCTATcagtatctcccatctatttgaatTTCGATCTATTAATAAATCATTAAGATTCCCATGTTCCTCATCCACGTCCAtcatatcttctacatactcatcTTCCTCCAATGGAAATTCGGCCAGAAACTCTCGATGATTTGtgactttggtgaagataatacttCAAAACCGATTTCAAAATTTCCCaattgtgcattccatctttcaattctctctgatttttttgagtttttcatcgCATGCCAAATTGGTACTTTGTTAATACCTTAATCTTATGAGCCTGAAAATAAATGCGAAGTTTAAAGGATGCATACAAGAGTGCGAGaattagtttttcaatatttgaaTAATTTTTCTTTGCAGAATTATACGTTTTGCTTATGTAGTATATTGGTTTTTCTACCCCTTGATCCGAACGTAATAATAACGCGCTTAATGCATATGGTGTTGATGCCAAATATAACAGCAATTCTTCTCCTGGCTTAGCCTTTTTCATAATGGATAAATTCATTAAGTAATTTTTTATGCTTTGTAATGCCTTGTCACATTCCTCTGTCCACTCAAATTTTGCTCCTTTCTTTAATATGTTGAAGAAATGTTTACACTTATCCGAAGAACGTGAAATAAATCTTCCCATCGAAGCTATTAACccatttaacttttgaacatcCTTCACCGTTGCTGGGAGTGGGATATCTCGAATCGCTTGTACCTTggttggatcaacttctattcccttcttAGAGACTATATAACCCAAATTTTTTCCTGATGATACTCCAAAAACACATTTTTCTGGATTCACTTTGATATTGAACTTTCGCATTTGCTCAAAGatttctctcaaatcatcaacatgatcTTCCGCATCTTTGCTCTTTACCATCATGTCATCGACATAGACCTCTACTTTTTTATGTATACATTTCTCAAACACCTTTTCTACCATTCGCTGATACGTCGCAcccgcattcttcaatccaaacggCATTTTCTTATAGCAATATAATCCTCGGGGTGCGAAAAAAgcggtatgttcttgatcttcttcatccaaaggaatttgattataacctTTATACCCATCTAGCAATGAGATTCTACCATTTCCTAAAGCTGATTCTACCATTTGTGGAATATCTGGTAAAGGATAATTGTCTTTCGGACATGCTTTATTTAAATCACTGAagtctatgcaaattcttatcccctTTGTTTTCTTTGACACCaccaccatgtttgctatccattctggatattttgCTGGTCTTATAATCCCTGCTTCTAACATTTTTTGTAACTTTgtttctatttgaggatgatatGTTGTTGCGATTTtcgtattctttgtttaaatggcttTGCATTCTTTTTTAAATCCAATTTATGGAATGCAacagatggatctattcctgacatttcttccatactccatgcgaaGATATTACTATATTCACGCAAGatgtttattgttttttcttcctcttctttatccaTCTTTGTTCCTATTTTCAGTATTTTTGGTTCTTATTTTAtaccaacatttacttctttcgTTGGCGTTGTTGCAGTAAAATTCGCTCTtgattctcccattggtgttgactCCTTAATCTCTTGAATTGGTTCACCTTCCTTCTCTGGTATTTCCCTTGGTATTCCTTTCCCTTCCTTCGCTCTAATCATGTATATCCGACATTATTCTTATTTCCTTAACTCCTTTGCTTTTCTCCAGCGATTCTTTCGCTTCTTTGCACGTCCTTCATAATTTTTTACATCTACCTGATGGCAGATCTTCGCACTTGtaacatctcctctaatttcacctattccgCTTGGAATTGGGAATCTGACGCATTGATGTAGTGTGGACGCTACGGCTTTTATCGCGTGCACCCATGGCCTCCCCAataacatgttgtatggtgattcGATATCAACCACACATAATGTTGTCTTCACTTCTACTTCTCCCAACAGTATTCGCATTGTAATCTCTCCTTTTGGTTTTGTG encodes:
- the LOC113352028 gene encoding uncharacterized protein LOC113352028 gives rise to the protein MGYRDVDMTCPAYNIHGFNKAVTKPKGEITMRILLGEVEVKTTLCVVDIESPYNMLLGRPWVHAIKAVASTLHQCVRFPIPSGIGEIRGDVTSAKICHQVDVKNYEGRAKKRKNRWRKAKELRK